ACGACAGTCCGGCCTGGGTCGCCCAGAAGTCGGCTCAATCTTGGTGTTTGCTCTTCAGGTTGCAGCCTGCGAAATAGGTCGTACTCTGGATCGACTGTGAGCCAGGTGGGCCTGGAGGCAAAGTCAAGCGTGTAGCTCTGCTCCAAAGCGGTCGCAATTATTACTCTACTCTCCGGACCAGCAGCTGTGTTTGCCACTAAAACAATAGGGAAGGGCAGAGAACCATTGCTGAGGTGCACCTGCAAATCAACCTGGAAGCTGCCACTGGCCTCACGAGCCCTGGCCCAGTCTAGAGAAAGGTCCAGAGCACCTTTGCTGTCCAACCAGAAGTCGAAAAACGGCCGGAGGTATTTTCCTGTAGACTTCTCAAAGATCCTCTCAATATCGTCCCAGGAAGTAATCTTGAACATGCGCTTCTGCACAAGTTGCTTCAATGAGTAGGCAAATGCCTCTTCGCCGATTTTCTTTTTGAGCATGTGGAACACCATGGCAGCCTTGCCATAACCCACGGCCCGCTGAGCACGGTCTTCTCCAGCACGAAAGCTGCGAACAGCTATTTCTTCACTGCCATGGACATAGCTCTCGTAGTTTTCAATGATGTTTTTGCGATATTTCCAGCCTTCACCTTTCAGTTCAGCAAAATGATGGTCAGCTAGGTAAGAGGTCAGCCCTTCGCACCAATTGCCAGAAGCATAATCCACGTAGATGGAGTTGCCGAACCATGAATGAAGTACTTCATGGCCCAGCGAGGTCTCGGGTATGAAGGGTAATTTGAGCACCTGACGGCCGAGCAAGGTAAAGGTTGGCATACCGTAACCCGTGGGCAGTATATGCTCCACAATGGCAAACCTGGCGTATGGATATGGTCCGAGCATTTGCTCATACCTCTGCAGATATCTTTTTGTTTGCGACAGATAGCGCTCTGACAGGCTGTCGTCTCCTGAGAGAAAATAGGTGGCTATCTCGATCTGGTGATAGCGAGCTTTTCTGACCACATAAGGAGCAACCACAAGGTGGATTCCTGGCGTTGGTTCTGGAAAGTGAAAGTTATAGATAGTGCCATCTGAGCTTGATCTTTTCTCTATGGTGTTTGCTTCAGAGACGGCCGCAAATCCCTTTGGTGTTCGTACTTCCAGGGAAAATCTCGCCAGATCTGCCATGGCAGCAGGGTACCAGGCATCCAGCAGAAAGGCGCCTTGTGGCGAGATAACATTATCACGAATGCCAGGCTTTGCACGGAAATAGCCCTGATATTGCAGGCGAAGGATAGTGCCGTCCGCATGCTCCGGCAGTGAGAGAAAGCCATTATCTACCAGGGGAGCAATCTGACGGCCATTTATAGTAATCTTATCGATCTGTAGCGAGCTTCCCACGGCGAGTCGGTCAACTGCTCGAGGGACGATAAGCTGCATGCTGCCGCTCAAGCGGTGATCTGACAGATCCAAAGATATGACCAGCTTGTACCTGGGTGTTGTCGAGATGCTTGCACTGGTAGTTGGGCAAAGAAAAAAAAGAACTATTAATGTCACAAAGAGGCCGGCCAATGTAGTTCGTGAGGCAGTCATTCTTGAGAAAAACTCCTTCTCTAGAGTCGTTTCCTTTGTTGGCAGAGCATTGTCTGTCTAAATTGAACAAGTGATTAATGGACAACACGAAGTATAACTCAAAGAACAGCTTTTTTCGCCATGAAACTGACTACGATCAGAAGGCAATGCTCTCCGTTTACTTTCCATGGTAGCTGCCGGGACTGCCGAAATTAAAGGGAGCAACTTCTGTTGACAACGGTGAGATAAAAGGGGGTATTACAGCGGCAGGATGCCGCTAGTCCAGCATACTGTGCAATGAGAAATTGGCAAGCTAGTCATCTTGCCAATTGTCCGTGTCATCTGATTTGAACAATTGGCAAGACGTCGAAATCAGCTACATTTCAGGCATGTAGATGCTTTCGTATAATTCCTCCAGTTGAGCCAGATGTTTTCCCTCATCCTGTGCCAGTCTTTGATACATACCTGCCATGGGAGCGTCACCGCAAGCTTGTGCCATTTTGGTGTAAAAATCTACGCTCCGTTTTTCCTCATGAATTGCGTGGATCATCACATCCTGAGCACTGGAGTCTTCATGCAGAGGCTTTTCCTCCAGGAGCAGCGTCAATTTCATGCTGGGCCCTTCTTCCATATGTGCTTCGTGCAAGGCGATCTCTTCTTCTAGAAAGGCCTTCTCAAGGGTGTATTTGTGCTCGAGCTCCTCAAGAGCAAGTTCCTTTACCAGTTTTTTGGCCCGGCGGTCCTCGACAACCTCATAAGCTCTACGGTATACATCAAAACTATGTTGTTCCATCTCGATTGCTTTCTGGATAGCTCCTTCTCTCGTATAACAGACCTCTTCGAATTCTGCCATAGCATTCCTCCATCTCTAGATGATGTAAACGGGGAGAACGACGTTCGACACGCTATCATACGTGATCGTGCTCCAGGATTCAAGAATGATTTTG
The sequence above is drawn from the Deltaproteobacteria bacterium genome and encodes:
- a CDS encoding ChaN family lipoprotein; its protein translation is MTASRTTLAGLFVTLIVLFFLCPTTSASISTTPRYKLVISLDLSDHRLSGSMQLIVPRAVDRLAVGSSLQIDKITINGRQIAPLVDNGFLSLPEHADGTILRLQYQGYFRAKPGIRDNVISPQGAFLLDAWYPAAMADLARFSLEVRTPKGFAAVSEANTIEKRSSSDGTIYNFHFPEPTPGIHLVVAPYVVRKARYHQIEIATYFLSGDDSLSERYLSQTKRYLQRYEQMLGPYPYARFAIVEHILPTGYGMPTFTLLGRQVLKLPFIPETSLGHEVLHSWFGNSIYVDYASGNWCEGLTSYLADHHFAELKGEGWKYRKNIIENYESYVHGSEEIAVRSFRAGEDRAQRAVGYGKAAMVFHMLKKKIGEEAFAYSLKQLVQKRMFKITSWDDIERIFEKSTGKYLRPFFDFWLDSKGALDLSLDWARAREASGSFQVDLQVHLSNGSLPFPIVLVANTAAGPESRVIIATALEQSYTLDFASRPTWLTVDPEYDLFRRLQPEEQTPRLSRLLGDPGRTVVLQRKDEPVYGALVEKLRGQGFNILEDSATDHGALSHKSVLFLGTTQKNLPTFMEHTKDQEGFTIVVKKNPFSTDHVLAQATASSSAEVEAIVDKLPHYGKYSRLAFRHGRIMDKEIAKGQRGLRIEVTSPVVGFSLKGVLGVGEIVSQIVDKQIVYLGEKHNRYGDHLMQLDFIRALHGKHPELVIGMEMFQKSYQEALDSYIAADIDEKTFLKESHYFTTWRFNYYLYRDILQYARKKSIPVIALNLDHKLVAKVAREGLAHLSEEQKKSIPTELDFSDKSYRTRLKRVFDMHQIELPGGTAPENFDYFVQAQILWDETMAETIARYLQAHPRCHMVVIAGNGHLEYGSGIPRRAYRRFQASYTVILPAQNVMPAADLADYLVFSTEVEAPQAAKLGVLLEADAATLKVTGFSTSSGAKAAGMKKGDFITAVEEHPVHTLEDLRILLFDKRPGDTVRVTVRRGSKLVKLTVELS
- a CDS encoding ferritin family protein, translating into MAEFEEVCYTREGAIQKAIEMEQHSFDVYRRAYEVVEDRRAKKLVKELALEELEHKYTLEKAFLEEEIALHEAHMEEGPSMKLTLLLEEKPLHEDSSAQDVMIHAIHEEKRSVDFYTKMAQACGDAPMAGMYQRLAQDEGKHLAQLEELYESIYMPEM